Below is a genomic region from Eupeodes corollae chromosome 1, idEupCoro1.1, whole genome shotgun sequence.
gaactttaaatgcgaatatctcgctcaaaacgcatctaaaaggcataaaagtcggcacctaatggacaatttttgaactccaatatttcttgatctagacgacctagatggctgaaatttgaggattgtgatctaggaatcattccctttccattggtgtgcctatctttgaataagaccaactttacaacaagttatctgcaaaaatccatgtccaaactttaaatgcgaatatctcgcttaaaactcATCTAAAAGGcgtaaaagtcggcacctaatggacaatttttgaactccaatatttcttgatctagaccacctagatggctgaaatttcagtattgtgatctaggaatcattccctttccattggtgtgcctatctttgaataaggccaactctacaacaagttatgggcaaaaatccatgtccaaactttaaatgcgaatatctcgcttaaaacgcatctaaaaggcataaaagtcggcacctaatggacaatttttgaactccaatatttcttgatctagaccacctagatggctgaaatttcaggattgtgatctaggaatcattccctttccattggtgtgcctatctttgaataagaccaactctacaacaagttatgggcaaaaatccatgtccaaaatttaaatgcgaatatctcgcttaaaacgcatctaaaaggcataaaagtcggcacctaatggacaatttttgtactccaatatttcttgatctagaccacctagatggctaaaatttcaggattgtgatctaggaatcattccctttccattggtgtgcctatctttgaataagaccaactctacaacaagttatgggcaaaaatccatgtccaaactttaaatgcgaatatctcgcttaaaacgcatctaaaaggcataaaagtccgcacctaatggacaatttttgaactccaatatttcttgatctagaccacctagaaatttcaggattgtgatctaggaatcattcccattccattggtgtgcctatctttgaataagaccaactctacaacaagttatgggcaaaaatccatgttcgaactttaaatgcgaatatctcgcttaaaacgcatctaaaaggcataaaagtcggcacctaatggacaatttttgaactccaatatttcttgatctagaccacctagatggctgaaatttcaggattgtgatctaggaatcattccctttccattggtgtgcctatctttgaataagaccaactctacaacaagttatgggcaaaaatccatgtccaaactttaaatgcgaatatctcgcttaaaaacgcatctaaaaggcataaaagtcggcacctaatggacaatttttgaactccaatatttcttgatctagaccacctagatggctgaaatgattgtgatctaggaatcattccctttccattggtgtgcctatctttgaataagaccaactctacaacaagttatctgcaaaaatccatgtccaaactttaaatgcgaatatctcgcttaaaacccatctaaaaggcataaaagtcggcacctaatggacaatttttgaactccaatatttcttgatctagaccacctagatggctgaaatttcaggattgtgatctaggaatcattccctttccattggtgtgcctatctttgaataagaccaactctacaacaagttatgggcaaaaatccatgttcgaactttaaatgcgaatatctcgcttaaaacgcatctaaaaggcataaaagtcggcacataatggacaatttttgaactccaatatttcttgatctagaccacctagatggctgaaatttcaggattgtgatctaggaatcattccctttccattggtgtgcctatctttgaataaaaccaactctacaacaagttatgggcaaaaaatccatgttcaaactttaaatgcgaatatctcgcctaaaacgcatctaaaagggataaaagttggcacctaatggacaatttttgaactccaatatttcttgatctagaccacctagatggctgaaatttcaggattgtgatctaggaatcattccctttccattggtgtgcctatctttgaataagaccaactctacaacaagttatgggcaaaaatccatgttcgaactttaaatgcgaatatctcgcttaaaacgcatctaaaaggcataaaagtcggcacctaatggacaatttttgaactccaatatttcttgatctagaccacctagatggctgaaatttcaggattgtgatctaggaatcattccctttccattggtgtgcctatctttgaataaggaccaactctacaacaagttatgggcaaaaatccatgtccaaactttaaatgcgaatatctcgcttaaaacgcatctaaaaggcataaaagtcggcacctaatggacaatttttgaactccaatatttcttgatctagaccacctagatggctgaaatttcaggattgtgatctaggaatcattccctttccattggtgtgcctatctttgaataagaccaactctacaacaagttatctgcaaaaatccatgtccaaactttaaatgcgaatatctcgcttaaaacgcatctaaaaggcataaaagtcggcacctaatggacaatttttgaactccaatatttcttgatctagaccacctagatggctgaaatttcagtattgtgatctaggaatcattccctttccattggtgtgcctatctttgaataagaccaactctacaacaagttatgggcaaaaatccatgttcgaactttaaatgcgaatatctcgcttaaaacgcatctaaaaggcataaaagtcggcacctaatggacaatttttgaactccaatatttcttgatctagaccacctagatggctgaaatttcaggattgtgatctaggaatcattccctttccattggtgtgcctatctttgaataagaccaactctacaacaagttatgggcaaaaaattcatgtccaaactttaaatgcgaatatctcgcttaaaacgcatctaaaaggcataaaagtcggcacctaatggacaatttttgaactccaatatttcttgatctagacgacttagatggctgaaatttcaggattgtgatctaggaatcattccctttccattggtgtgcctatctttgaataagaccaactctacaacaagttatctgcaaaaatccatgtccaaactttaaatgcgaatatctcgcttaaaaacccatctaaaaggcataaaagtcggcacctaatggacaatttttgaactccaatatttcttgatctagaccacctagatggctgaaatttcagtattgtgatctaggaaacattccctttccattggtgtgcctatctttgaataaggccaactctacaacaagttatgggcaaaaatccatgtccaaactttaaatgcgaatatctcgcttaaaaggcataaaagtcggcacctaatggacaatttttgaactccaatatttcttgatctagaccacctagatggctgaaatttcaggattgtgatctaggaatcattccctttccattggtgtgcctatctttgaataagaccaactctacaacaagttatgggcaaaaatccatgtccaaactttaaatgcgaatatctcgcttaaaacgcatctaaaaggtatcaaagtcggcacctaatggacaatttttgaactccaatatttcttgatctagaccacctagatggctgaaatttcaggattgtgatcgtGTTTTTATACAATACCTGGAGCAGATGTTGTAGAAGATAAAGAAAAACGTGTTGACCCCTACGGCATATTAATAGAAAAACTTTGTGAATATTTCGCACCAAAACAACATGACGcatttgacaaaaattaattttggaggCTGGGCGTTGTAATTTTGGTAAAAGTGAAACCGAAAGCCGCGAAATTAGCGTTATAGACAAGACAATTCTCCTAGCCCCACAGGACTTACGCGAAAAGTTACTACAAAAAGAAACCTTGACTTTAGATGATATCATGAGAATGGTAAATTCTTATCAGGCTGTAAAATATCAAGCTAGTCAAATGACTGTTCATGGTAATAATTCTGCAGAGATTCAAATTAACCCGAAAACAAGAATGGATTGCACGCGCTGTGGGTCAAAGAGTCACCAAAATAATGATTCAAAATGTCCTGCACTTGGCAAAGAATGCAGGAGATGTAACGAGCCAAATCATTTTGAgattaaatgtcaaacaaaacttAACCTGAACGACAGAAAACGGAAAAGATATGAAACGGTGACTGACAGGCGCAACAAGTTTCAGAAAGTTAATAACGTAGATGATATCttcctcaaaaaaaatcaaaactttataGCTAACGCAGATGATCGAGATGAAATGGTGTTAGTTCGTATTGGAGGTGTTTTAACTGAAGTGCTTGTTGACTCCGGAACAAGAAGGAATTTAATTGACGATGCaacttatgaaaaattaaagcgacaaaatttgaaagtaaactacaaacaaaaatcatcagAATACGACCTTAAAGGTTACCTTAAGAATTCTGATCCTTTAAATGTTCTGAAGGTCGTTGACACCACAGTATCTATAGATGATTATGGAAAAATTATTGAGGAAGATGCTAGGTTTTATGTCCTAGGTTACTCAACATCAAAACAGCTAGGTATTGTTAAAATTGGGTTGCCAAGTACTCTTATAGAACCAACACATTACATAAAGACAGATGGTAAACGTCCTTTTCCAAAAATGAAGGCAGTTAAATTGCAGATACCAATAGATAAAGGAGTAACACCAGTGCAGCAACATCCAAGACAACCACCAATTGCATTACAGATCAAGATTGAGGAGAAACTAATATCACTTTTGGCTATGGATATAATTGAAGAAGTGAACGATTTTAGCGAGTGGACATCGCCTTTGGTTGTTATCGTGAAATATAATGACGATTTAAGGTTAGTGTCGACACGAGGCGGGGAAACCTGGCAATTAAACACGGAAACCACCTAATGCCAACATACGAGGATTTCCTTCACAGACTTAAGGATGCCAAATATTTCACGAGACTTGACATTAAAGATGCTTTCCATCAAATTGAACTGGATGAATCGAGTCGATATATCACAACATTTATAACACATCTGGGAATGTTCCGGTACAAACGATTGATGTTCGGTTTATCGTGTGCTCCAGAGATGTTCCAGAAAGTCACCGAACAAATATTGGCGAAGATTCCAAATGCCTTAAATTACATTGATGACATCATAATTTTTGGCATTCGTCCATTACAAGCAATTTTCAATTCTACATCTAGACCATGTGCTCGTATTGAAAGGTGGGTGCTACGACTACAATCATTCGATTTCACTGTTGTGTACAAAAAGGGTAGGGAAAACATTTCGGATCCATTATCCAGATTGGCAACAAGTGGTGATGACAAAGAGTTTGACGGAGACAGTGAGTTTTTTGTTCTGGCGATCTTAGAATCAGCGGCTATAGACATATCTGAAATTGAAGAAAAGGCTAAAATGGATCCAGAGCTGACAgcggtaaaaatttgtttacagtcaggtcAATGGGATTCTGCCGAAGCAAAACAATACGCACCTTTTCAGTCCTATTTATGTGTAATTGATGATTCACTTGTCCGAGGAAACAAACTTGTTATTCCAAATGCTCTTAGGCAACGTATGCTTACTTTAGCACATGAGGGCCATCCGGGAGAAACTAACATGAAGAAACGATTGCGTGATAGAGTCTGGTGGCCAGGTATTGATAAGGATGCAGAAAAGTTTGTAAAACAGTGTGAAGGTTGTCGCTTAGTGGGATTACCATCTCGACCGCTACCAATGCAAAGGAGGGAATTTCTAACAATGCCCTGGTGTGATATTGCTATTGATTTCTCAGGACCGTTGCCAAGCAGTGAGTGGATATTAGCTATTATTGACTACTAAAGCAGATATATGGAAATCGAAATTATGTCCACGATCACAGCAGAAGCAACTATTGGGAGActagacaacatttttaaccgATTAGGGTATCCAAGAACAATAACACTGGACAACGCAAAGCAATTTGCAAGTGAAGAATTTGAAAGTTACTGCAAGTCAAGAGGTATAATTCTCAACTTTATTACTCCTTACTGGCCGCAAGCCAATAGTGAAATAGAGCGACAAAACAGATCActcaacaaacttttaaaaacaagtaaTGCTCTGGGACGTGATTGGAAAGCTGATTTGAAGGATTATTTAATGTTGTACTATACTACACCGCAGGCAACAACAGGGAAGACACCCACAGAACTTATGTATGGAAGAACAATTAGATCCAAGATACCATCGGTAAATGACCTGGAAACAGCACCACCGAACACAGACTTTGCAGACAGAGATACTATCCAGAAAAGAAAGGGTAAGGAAAGTGAAGATTCTAAACGACACGCTAAAGAGTCTGAGATTGAGGTTGGGGACACAGTGTTGGCCAAAAGGACAGAGCCGTTAAGGACGTTAGATACTCCTTTCCAACCTAACGAGTTTACGGTTTTGAACAGAACTGGACCAAAGGTAACTATAGAAGACAAAGCTTCAGGTTCTCTTTTCGACAGAAATGTTGCTCATGTGAAAAAGGTATTGCCGTTGTCAACACCAGTTGCAGAGTGTTTGGATATGTCAGAAGATAATAACGCAGATGGCAGTTTTCAAGAAATGGCAATTGAAAAACCCAGACGTTTCAAAAGAGTGCCAACGATGATGATTCCGATCTACAAAAGAAAGGGAGATGTGGCTTGTGTAAACGTCTGCTGATGATTAATAATTGAGCCCAAATGAGAGTTGGGTAAGAATAAGTGGATTCATTATTTAGATTAACGGACTCGAGAAATAAAgtaacatttttgataaaagaagaatattgttttttatttttaatttaatagaattgACGATCACCACAGTTtgcactgtcattttgacagcacACGCAACAAATACCTTTCAAATCACAAGAAATGAGTTTGTTGTGATTGTCGTCTGCTGATTGTTTgtggcaatattttataaaaaaagtaagtcgaataatacttgttttaatatataattgtgATTATGttctaataaatataaaatattttataaatggttgaaaaacaaaattaaaaaaatatctgatCGTCATGATGGCAATGAAGGAGCTAGACACTTGCGTATGTTATTCCACtctacattttgttttgaaaatatagcaGAATTTGTTTGCGATGTAATATGGCTTGATGATGACAAGAAGAATATTTAATCGATATGATttgcaattgtttttaaaatattttttttttccagagAAATCCACCAGAACCTGAAAGAAAAACAGCCCTCTTCCTCCGCCTTTAACTACATGCAAAAACCCAAGAAAAAGAGCACCTAAATGTCCGACTTTGGAAACATctgaagagcttttaaaaaatgaattgagCAAGTGGAGACGGAAAGGCTGACGAGAAGAAACTGGAGTAGAAAATGGTTCTCAGTTTGAATCTGCAAGATTTGACGGATAATGCGTCTACCAATGATCGAGAATTGtgcctttaaattaatttagctCCACTCGAAGTTGATTGGTAGGATGATTGTCTGTAAAATCTAACTGAATCATACCAAGagtcattaatattttttttaacaaacataaGTACAAAtactattttgaaattaatttataagcgttatatttttgtttccagtCCGgacttaactttattttttgtgaatttcttTGTAGGATTTTAATAAGAAtaagtatttaatttagttttaaaacccGAACAAACGTATGTaccttctttaaaaaatcattaataaataattcttactcaaaatttttgctttgtttttattttttctctcaaaaatttCGAACCATTTATTATTTCGAACTCTCAATAATTCGTAGTGTTTTTCAACAACGGAGAAAGTCGACTGTAAAAATACAGTTTGAATTAAAAGgcaaatatcaattaaaatatgatcttagttttattttattatctattaaaataagttttgaatggATATGTTTCAATACTAACGCCAAGTCAGTCTTCTTCCGTGCACCAAAGCATCATCATTGTCGTTATCATTCGATTTAAAATCACCATCAGCCATAATTCTATCCGAATCATCTAAAAAACGCAGTGTTGATAGAAAGTTATAAGTAtatgcatttttgtttgaatttctttCTGTACTATGTATCATTCGAAAAAACCCGAAGAATGTAGATAGCAACTATCAAAGCCTTAGTAGTTTCATAGCTCAGTTGTATTCCGTTGAAGCAAtatcgaaatttatttttaagataccCTAACAAACATTCTATGTGGTTCCTAGGCTTCTATTGTACCGCTGTTCTGGTTCTGAGAGAATGGCAGAAACTGTAAATGTCGCCAATAACATTTTCGATTCTGGGTACCCAGAATCAACAAGAACATCACCTCCATGTAAATCCATATTTTGTACGGTGGTATATGGAAGATTTTTGCCATATTCTGGAGTCTTGGGCTGAACCTCTCCAAAGCGCAACAACGTGAGTAACGCGCTGACTTGCATCACAAACAACCTAAAAGAAAAGcaaattatttgagaaaatacaACACTTAAGATACTTCTATGAGAAGAAAACTTTCCAATATCAACATTTAACATTTGGTTTTAAGACTTAAACCaaattcttttcccaccatggcctcaccatatacattaggaatgatgttgcttatcagctcttaccacaatatggccTTTGCACCAAttgatatatttaattaattatatgtggtttaaattctccgtaaataagcaaatcattcgctactgcttcctttatggaagcccaaatttagacagagtatcaacttctcgtgaatttgatgctttgtctgattccatccaaagaattgtttcgtcctatcctcgcactgaaatcgttgttacgggcgatttcaatgtacacaattcttcatggcttcaacattcaagccagacaacacccgatggagtgtgtgcagaaatcttcgctgagttgaaccacctaactcagctagtcaatgatcccacccgaatatcggaagttgaaggtcgagcagaaaacactcttgacttgtttcttacctctgaccctgataagtacactgttagtgttctatctcctctaggcacatctgaccattgtgttatatcagcaaatttctcgtgtcaaaattGTTccgttaaagaaagagctcctaagagaaccgtttggcaatacgagaaagccaactgggacggtctaaataattacttcaggatctttaactggtcactatgtttcctcgatagtgacgttgacgccagcgctgatatgatcacaagtttaattcttctGGGAATGTGAACTTTcataccgaacagggttaaaagtatcagacccaaggaaaacgcaagctgtaaagaggttattagggccaaagaggttagtttccgttgctataaagccaaccgtattGAGggaagccggaaaaagttcaaacaagccaggaaggcctgcaacgcccatattcgacaaaccaaatttttacatgaccaaaagtacggcaaaaaatactgcaacgtCCCAAAGGCAGtgcaaatttttggtcatttgtaaaaaacttgaggaattcttccccttcttcggttcctaaactcgttgtcaatgacactcttttttttagctctttaaagaaagctaatctctttttgctaggcagttcgccgccaattctacgctgccagtgagtgtcatgactccgcctgtacttgagtgagtaagtgattctatgggaccaatcttttttcgcactcgtactgtggcaagagttctaagagatctaaacacgcataaatccgctggtccggatgttatccccgctattgttctgaagaggtgttcttcaacactggcaaaaccactgcgtaagctttttcatctgtcctactcctcaggtctcgttccgagtggatggaaaaccgcatttgtccagtttattcccaaaaaaggcgaatcttcctcgcCCTCTAACTACccaccgattgcacttacgtcccttctttccaaggtcatggaaacgctgattaattatcagctcaagaaatatcttgaagatcgaaagcttcttaatgaccggcaatacggctttcgtagcaataggtccactggtgatctcatggttcatctcactgaacagtggagcaaatctttacatcgttatggagaaagtaagattattgcacttgatatttcaaaagcatttgatagggtttggcatcaggctctattatcgaaaatgagtgctttcggttttcatgtaTCCCTGCTTCAttagattagtaattacctttcggatcgttcaatacaagtagtattggatggattcaagtctgaaaaccataaaataaatgcttgctCTAATTTATCTCCAACAccctttctcatttttattattgatctcctgtctgcatcttctaatccaatacattgtttcgctgacgatactactcctagcttttcatattcgttttcagattcacatccctcttcttcggatgtggaactgcaatgacaaaatatgataagctctaCAGttaaaccgtaatactcgcgcttctaggaatgctcatcagtataccctcgagcccaacttcggccgaactgtcaaatacagagattcgttctttagccgtactacgcgaatgtggaatgccttaccacactctgtctttcctaatcattgcaatattcaggaattaaaaaccaatgtgcaccgacatctccttttaaaccctctctcctcttcctcgtgctcacactgtgcctctgcataataagggtagaaatatccccttgagtgtgtgtttattataaaaaaaaaaaattaaaaacaaacaaaaatgcttaCGAGTGTTAAACTGAGCCAAACATCCTTGAACAttgattgaataaaaatttTCCGAATTCTTGATCaggattattaatttttatataagtgCAATCAATAGCACCCACACATTGTCGAAAGCCAGCAACATCAAAAACTTTCTTTTCACTGACCGAAATCCCGAGAGCTCACTGGGGAATTCGATGAAGTCCCACGCTTTAGAGGCCAAGGCTctcacaaattttttaacatagtTGCTAACAGATTGTTGAGAAATATTGTGGCAATCACCTGAAGaagaacaacattttgaaacattgaatatgtatttcataattttaaacttaccaACATCCTTCTGGTAAGATCCTGCGGCAAGATATCTTAGCCCCGTCAATAAAATTAACTCATTTGAAATTGCACCATCTCTGTTGGTAGCCGAGGCGATGTCTTCTCGCAAAAGATCAATATTGAATCTGGCagttgttttataaaatctgtactatacccgtggcatgatggttagtgcgttgaactgtacgaggtcctatacaacggggctcgaatcaacagagttgacaatttcgtgataaaactcgttcgaggtcacattgcaagagctatgtcttcgaccaacaatttaattttcggggcgttctatccgaacgacgagtattttgaaagtgcacgcttgagcggcttcattccaccagaggcattcctctttttagacaaatgggATCTGATGCAGGATATattctaccacgtcagacgaagaaccgtggataggtgactcccgtacaatcgggacgtcatggcacaaggcggagcagagctccttcggttcagtagggctgtgtccgaacgggtccgaactgatagggtgaagcaggagaaccagtagTAGGGATGGGGTTTTAGGCCTTggtcggcttacatacttgttttttaattttagggtttagtttttaagtagaataggcatggtggcacaaaaagaaatagaaaaaaacaatacaataataaaattaaaaaaaaaaaacatggaataataaaaaaataaaaaaaggcaagaaaatatgaaaaaca
It encodes:
- the LOC129946195 gene encoding uncharacterized protein LOC129946195, which codes for MEIEIMSTITAEATIGRLDNIFNRLGYPRTITLDNAKQFASEEFESYCKSRGIILNFITPYWPQANSEIERQNRSLNKLLKTSNALGRDWKADLKDYLMLYYTTPQATTGKTPTELMYGRTIRSKIPSVNDLETAPPNTDFADRDTIQKRKGKESEDSKRHAKESEIEVGDTVLAKRTEPLRTLDTPFQPNEFTVLNRTGPKVTIEDKASGSLFDRNVAHVKKVLPLSTPVAECLDMSEDNNADGSFQEMAIEKPRRFKRVPTMMIPIYKRKGDVACVNVC